One Aegilops tauschii subsp. strangulata cultivar AL8/78 chromosome 7, Aet v6.0, whole genome shotgun sequence genomic window carries:
- the LOC109742553 gene encoding uncharacterized protein isoform X2, which produces MENLSVLVLDRDPVSLWTISNTLARFNFKVLPFETVEEALDSLKRGVAKNEELDLVVAEVHPGNAEMDTLVLFHHILNALKVPLITMCAYDEAVSTRLTLGTCFNVVKPLDTETVNFLRMRALQHRSIKNHRSETEDEKQDALNANVYSENLGWFLWSSELHEKFLQAVEVLGASAMAQNIHQYMNAKDLNLTIQHVASHLQKHRLRAQRQRLSHDEEGYQHYARMKELSEMMSSAYKAPSAKPNNHLATTQTQFTHGVASSIWDKYPGMVWPHMEGSSAASAMWYSYPGKRWGQVGESSAGARVSQTNARPPPVLIHGTKSIWDWYQESLQHYNESLSYKREVLPVQSKALDGYGREIFINLEREEISLTETAGKIVINLESDDMQKDTNDDVHAAVTPQEDTMNEVHAAVTLQKDTMDEAHAAVTPHEVNEVPAAAMGAGYLVDLAGNALLDGIDNYHPAAENAQSEPFSDWDWKEVEKFLTNQMEGQGQEQQGLELVDLLQVDGISPEELLQVDEAWNQALQQANPANVVEDEPMAEEPAAGDAPVSDPANQSGVADNVFGVWSPQFAATTTACRSRPARRGATQELLLF; this is translated from the exons ATGGAAAATCTTTCAGTTTTAGTTCTTGATCGAGATCCGGTTTCCCTGTGGACCATCTCCAATACGCTTGCTAGATTCAACTTCAAAG TTCTTCCATTCGAAACAGTGGAAGAGGCTCTAGATTCCCTTAAAAGGGGGGTTGCTAAAAATGAGGAGCTTGATTTGGTAGTAGCGGAAGTTCATCCTGGCAATGCAGAGATGGACACCTTGGTGCTGTTTCACCACATCCTGAATGCACTTAAAGTGCCTCTCATCA CTATGTGTGCCTATGATGAGGCAGTCTCTACACGCTTGACCCTTGGAACATGCTTCAATGTGGTTAAGCCGTTGGATACTGAAACCGTCAATTTTCTGAGGATGAGAGCACTTCAACACAGGTCTATTAAAAATCACAGGTCTGAAACTGAGGATGAAAAACAAGATGCGTTGAACGCGAATGTCTATTCAGAGAATCTGGGTTGGTTCTTATGGAGCAGTGAGCTCCATGAGAAGTTCTTGCAGGCTGTTGAAGTGCTTGGGGCGT CTGCTATGGCTCAAAACATTCACCAGTACATGAATGCCAAGGATTTGAATTTGACCATACAGCATGTTGCAAGCCATCTCCAG AAACACCGGCTGCGAGCGCAGAGGCAGAGGTTATCTCACGATGAAGAGGGCTATCAACATTATGCCAGAATGAAGGAATTATCTGAGATGATGTCATCAGCATACAAGGCACCCAGTGCTAAACCCAATAATCATTTGGCAACAACCCAGACGCAGTTCACGCATGGGGTTGCCTCTTCTATCTGGGACAAGTACCCCGGGATGGTGTGGCCACACATGGAGGGAAGTTCAGCAGCCTCTGCTATGTGGTACAGTTACCCCGGAAAGCGGTGGGGACAAGTGGGGGAGAGTTCGGCTGGAGCACGAGTTTCTCAGACTAATGCACGTCCACCTCCAGTTCTGATACATGGTACCAAATCTATCTGGGACTGGTACCAGGAGAGCCTGCAGCACTATAATGAGAGCCTGTCATACAAACGTGAGGTGCTGCCTGTACAGAGCAAAGCACTTGATGGATATGGACGCGAGATTTTCATCAACCTGGAGAGAGAGGAGATCAGTCTTACTGAAACAGCAGGCAAGATTGTCATCAACCTGGAGAGCGATGACATGCAGAAAGACACCAATGACGACGTGCACGCCGCAGTTACTCCACAGGAAGACACAATGAACGAGGTGCACGCCGCAGTTACTCTGCAGAAAGACACCATGGACGAGGCGCACGCTGCAGTTACTCCACATGAAGTGAACGAGGTGCCTGCTGCAGCCATGGGCGCTGGTTATCTGGTGGATCTAGCAGGCAATGCCCTGCTTGACGGTATAGACAACTACCACCCCGCCGCAGAGAATGCGCAGTCTGAGCCTTTCAGTGACTGGGATTGGAAAGAGGTGGAGAAATTCTTGACGAACCAGATGGAAGGACAGGGGCAGGAGCAGCAAGGCCTTGAACTAGTGGATCTGCTCCAGGTAGACGGCATTTCACCAGAGGAACTGCTCCAGGTAGACGAAGCCTGGAACCAGGCGCTTCAGCAGGCAAACCCGGCAAACGTCGTCGAGGACGAACCCATGGCTGAAGAGCCCGCCGCTGGAGACGCCCCGGTGTCCGATCCTGCGAACCAGTCCGGCGTCGCCGACAACGTGTTCGGGGTCTGGAGCCCCCAGTTTGCGGCGACGACTACGGCATGCCGTTCTAGACCCGCCAGAAGAGGGGCAACTCAAGAACTGCTTTTATTTTAG
- the LOC109742553 gene encoding uncharacterized protein isoform X1: protein MRKITYQVAILVLRRYSLVAIVRAGWDINITIFGHDNTVFTLQNFESNFYCFVVLPFETVEEALDSLKRGVAKNEELDLVVAEVHPGNAEMDTLVLFHHILNALKVPLITMCAYDEAVSTRLTLGTCFNVVKPLDTETVNFLRMRALQHRSIKNHRSETEDEKQDALNANVYSENLGWFLWSSELHEKFLQAVEVLGASAMAQNIHQYMNAKDLNLTIQHVASHLQKHRLRAQRQRLSHDEEGYQHYARMKELSEMMSSAYKAPSAKPNNHLATTQTQFTHGVASSIWDKYPGMVWPHMEGSSAASAMWYSYPGKRWGQVGESSAGARVSQTNARPPPVLIHGTKSIWDWYQESLQHYNESLSYKREVLPVQSKALDGYGREIFINLEREEISLTETAGKIVINLESDDMQKDTNDDVHAAVTPQEDTMNEVHAAVTLQKDTMDEAHAAVTPHEVNEVPAAAMGAGYLVDLAGNALLDGIDNYHPAAENAQSEPFSDWDWKEVEKFLTNQMEGQGQEQQGLELVDLLQVDGISPEELLQVDEAWNQALQQANPANVVEDEPMAEEPAAGDAPVSDPANQSGVADNVFGVWSPQFAATTTACRSRPARRGATQELLLF from the exons ATGAGAAAAATCACATACCAAGTAGCTATATTAGTCCTTAGAAGATACTCACTTGTTGCAATAGTACGTGCAGGTTGGGATATTAATATAACTATATTTGGACATGATAACACGGTGTTTACTCTCCAAAATTTTGAGTCTAACTTCTACTGTTTTGTAGTTCTTCCATTCGAAACAGTGGAAGAGGCTCTAGATTCCCTTAAAAGGGGGGTTGCTAAAAATGAGGAGCTTGATTTGGTAGTAGCGGAAGTTCATCCTGGCAATGCAGAGATGGACACCTTGGTGCTGTTTCACCACATCCTGAATGCACTTAAAGTGCCTCTCATCA CTATGTGTGCCTATGATGAGGCAGTCTCTACACGCTTGACCCTTGGAACATGCTTCAATGTGGTTAAGCCGTTGGATACTGAAACCGTCAATTTTCTGAGGATGAGAGCACTTCAACACAGGTCTATTAAAAATCACAGGTCTGAAACTGAGGATGAAAAACAAGATGCGTTGAACGCGAATGTCTATTCAGAGAATCTGGGTTGGTTCTTATGGAGCAGTGAGCTCCATGAGAAGTTCTTGCAGGCTGTTGAAGTGCTTGGGGCGT CTGCTATGGCTCAAAACATTCACCAGTACATGAATGCCAAGGATTTGAATTTGACCATACAGCATGTTGCAAGCCATCTCCAG AAACACCGGCTGCGAGCGCAGAGGCAGAGGTTATCTCACGATGAAGAGGGCTATCAACATTATGCCAGAATGAAGGAATTATCTGAGATGATGTCATCAGCATACAAGGCACCCAGTGCTAAACCCAATAATCATTTGGCAACAACCCAGACGCAGTTCACGCATGGGGTTGCCTCTTCTATCTGGGACAAGTACCCCGGGATGGTGTGGCCACACATGGAGGGAAGTTCAGCAGCCTCTGCTATGTGGTACAGTTACCCCGGAAAGCGGTGGGGACAAGTGGGGGAGAGTTCGGCTGGAGCACGAGTTTCTCAGACTAATGCACGTCCACCTCCAGTTCTGATACATGGTACCAAATCTATCTGGGACTGGTACCAGGAGAGCCTGCAGCACTATAATGAGAGCCTGTCATACAAACGTGAGGTGCTGCCTGTACAGAGCAAAGCACTTGATGGATATGGACGCGAGATTTTCATCAACCTGGAGAGAGAGGAGATCAGTCTTACTGAAACAGCAGGCAAGATTGTCATCAACCTGGAGAGCGATGACATGCAGAAAGACACCAATGACGACGTGCACGCCGCAGTTACTCCACAGGAAGACACAATGAACGAGGTGCACGCCGCAGTTACTCTGCAGAAAGACACCATGGACGAGGCGCACGCTGCAGTTACTCCACATGAAGTGAACGAGGTGCCTGCTGCAGCCATGGGCGCTGGTTATCTGGTGGATCTAGCAGGCAATGCCCTGCTTGACGGTATAGACAACTACCACCCCGCCGCAGAGAATGCGCAGTCTGAGCCTTTCAGTGACTGGGATTGGAAAGAGGTGGAGAAATTCTTGACGAACCAGATGGAAGGACAGGGGCAGGAGCAGCAAGGCCTTGAACTAGTGGATCTGCTCCAGGTAGACGGCATTTCACCAGAGGAACTGCTCCAGGTAGACGAAGCCTGGAACCAGGCGCTTCAGCAGGCAAACCCGGCAAACGTCGTCGAGGACGAACCCATGGCTGAAGAGCCCGCCGCTGGAGACGCCCCGGTGTCCGATCCTGCGAACCAGTCCGGCGTCGCCGACAACGTGTTCGGGGTCTGGAGCCCCCAGTTTGCGGCGACGACTACGGCATGCCGTTCTAGACCCGCCAGAAGAGGGGCAACTCAAGAACTGCTTTTATTTTAG